In the Candidatus Dechloromonas phosphoritropha genome, GATCTGGGTTTTGGCCGGGTATCCGAGCTCGATGTCAAAGGAAACGTCGTCGCCATCGACCTTGATGTTCTTCAGCGACTTGCCGGCGACGAAATCCTTGCCAGTATTGGGATCGACCGCAGCAGCGAGGGCGGTTTTGATCTGCTGTTCTGTAAGACTCATGGAAACTCCGGTTTGGGATGTATAGCCGGGAAATACCCGAGCATTTTGCTAAAGTATACTGCAAAGCCCGTTTGGCGAGAGGCTCGCGGTAAAATCGCAGCTTATTTTCGTTCCGGCCGCCCACCCATGTCGCGCAAGATTCTCGTCACCTCCGCACTTCCATACGCCAACGGCGCCATCCACCTTGGCCATCTGGTCGAATATATCCAGACCGACATCTGGGTGCGTTACCAGAAGATGGCCGGCAACGAATGCTGGTACGTCTGCGCCGACGACACGCACGGCACGCCGATCATGCTGCGCGCCGAAACGGAAGGGATCACGCCGGAACAGTTAATTGCCCGCGTCCATGCCGAACATGCTCGCGACTTCGCCGGCTTTCATGTCGGTTTCGACAACTACCACACGACCCACTCCGACGAAACGCGCGACTGCGCCAACGACATTTATCTGAAATTACGTGCCGCCGGTCTGATCGAGACGCGCACCATCGAGCAGTTTTACGACCCGGTCAAGCAACTGTTCCTGCCCGACCGCTTCATCAAGGGCGAATGCCCGAAGTGCAACGCCAAGGACCAGTACGGCGACAACTGCGAAGTCTGCGGTGCAGCCTATGCGCCGACCGACCTGATCGAGCCGTACTCGGCCGTTTCCGGCGCCAAGCCGGAACTGCGCAGTTCCGAACATTATTTTTTCAAGCTCTCCGATCCCCGCTGTGAGGCCTTCCTGCGCCAGTACACCAGCAAGGAAAACGGTGTGCTGCAGAACGAAGCCGCCAACAAGATGCAGGAATGGCTGGGCGCGCCGGGCGAAAACAAGCTGACTGACTGGGACATTTCGCGCGACGCGCCCTATTTCGGTTTCGAGATTCCCGATGCGCCGGGCAAGTATTTCTACGTCTGGCTTGATGCGCCGATCGGCTACATGGGTTCATTCAAGAATCTGTGCAGCAAGAACGGGCTCGATTTCGACGAGTATTTCAAGGCGGATTCGACGACTGAGATGGTTCACTTCATCGGCAAGGACATTCTCTATTTCCACGCCCTGTTCTGGCCGGCCGAACTGCAGCACGCCGGCTACCGGACGCCGACCAAGATCTTCGCGCACGGCTTCCTGACGGTCGACGGCGCAAAAATGTCGAAATCGCGCGGCACTTTCATCACCGCCCAGAGTTACCTCGACACCGGCCTCAACCCGGAATGGCTGCGTTATTATTATGCAGCCAAGCTGTCGGCAAGCATGGAAGACATCGACCTCAATCTTGGGGACTTCGCCGCGCGCGTCAATTCCGACCTAGTCGGCAAATACGTCAATATCGCCAGCCGCTCGGCCGGTTTCATCAGCAAGCGCTTCAACGGTCAACTCGCGCCGGCCACTGCCGACCTGCCTGCCATCCGGGCTATTCAGGAAGCCGCCGAGCGCATCGCCGAGCTGTACGAGGCACGCGAGTTCGCCAAAGCCATGCGTGAAATCATGCTACTGGCCGATGGCGCCAACCAGTACGTAGACAGCGTCAAGCCCTGGGAACTGGCCAAGCAGGAAGGCAAGGAAGGCGAACTGCACGCCGCCTGCAGCAATGCGCTCAACCTGTTCCGCCTGCTCACTGTGCTGCTGAAGCCGGTCCTGCCCGCAGTGGCGGCAAAGGTCGAGACCTTCCTCAACATCGCCCCGCTGACCTGGGCCGACGCCCGGACCCTGCTCGCCGCCGGCCACGGCATCAATACCTACGAACACCTGATGACGCGCGTCGATCCCAAGTTGATCGAAAAGCTGGTCGCGGCCAACACGGAGTCGCTGGCGCCGACGCCGGAGCAGCAATCACCGCAGCGCCACGCCCAGCACCAGCAAGCCGAAGTGCCGCCGGCCAGCCCGTGGGAACCGTTCTGCAACATCGACGACTTCATGAAGGTCGATCTGCGCATCGTCCGCATCGCCAATGCCGAGCAGGTGGACGGTGCCGACAAGCTGGTACGCCTGACGCTCGATGTCGGTAACAACGAGACGCGCAACGTCTTCGCCGGCATCAAATCGGCTTACGATCCGGCGCAACTGGTCGGCCGGCTGACCGTAATGGTCGCCAACCTGGCGCCGCGCAAGATGAAGTTCGGTCTTTCGGAAGGCATGGTGCTGGCTGCTTCGGACACCGCCGGCGAAACTCCGGGCATCTTCCTCCTGTCACCCGACGCGGGCGCCCAGCCGGGGATGCGCGTCAAGTAGCAACGGCATAACGCCGAGTTCAGCAAAATACCCCCGTTCGCGGGATTCGCTCTGCTTCCCGTCGCTCGCGGACCGACGGGACCGGCGCAGCATCGCCGACCGCCAGTCAGAGTCGTGCCTTCAGCCACCTATGTGCATCTGGTACTTCGCACCATTGGAAAACGTGCAGGTTCCGGCTCCCTGATACGGCGTGTTCAACTGGTACTCGCAGGACATGAAGATTCCCCCCGGGCTGTAGGCACTCGCCACACCCCGCTTTTCGTCCTCCACTACGCGAGTCGCTTCACCACTCAAGACCTGACCTTCGTACTCGACCACGAAGCGGCCCTTCCCGGTCATCATGTTGGTGACCGATCCGCTGATGACACCGGTCCGTGTCGCCCGGTCATTGGATGGATAGAGCCTGACCGGAAGTGTTGCAAATCAGAGCGGACCGCCAATTCCAGTTTAGTAACGATCGTTGCCTTTACAAGGCGACCTGCGACCTTGTGTGGCAACTCCTGTTTCTGGCGAAACAGTTACTCCGCAGCAGCAACTATCAGCCTGAAAACCTGAGAGATCACATTAACTTTGATACCCAATCCGATGCCCTGTTGTCGACTTTCCAATCTATCCACAAAATCTGTGGATAAGTCTGTGAATGATTCCCGACGATTACCCGTAAGTTGGCGTCCCACAAGCACTTTCTCTCTCCTGCACGAGTTTTGAGCTACTCTACAACTCATTGATTAAATGTATATTTATCCCGTAACATTTGATTCTCGGCAAAGCGGTCCGGCAAACTGCGCAGCAAATTTCCGAAAATCGGCATGAGAGAAGTTCTGTGAGTAAATCGGAACAGAAGGGCGGGCTTGTCAACGGTTTTTGCTCTCTTTCGGGCAACTTTCCTGGACGATGCGCGGAACCCTGCTCACCGCCATCCTCGGCGTCTCTGGGCTGCCCCGCAGCACGACGGAACCCCGAAGTCGTCATCCCCGACATGACGCACCTGATCCAGTTCAACAGCGCTGGCCCCGAGGGTTTCGTGAGCCTGCGCGACAAGCAGTACAAGCATCGCCACACTCACCGGCGCTCGAAGCCAGCATCGGCGGGGGCGCGCCATTTTCATGCCAGCGAAACATCAGAGCCTTTGCTCAACAGTCGCTGCGCGACAGCAAGGTCGCCGGTCTGTGCTGCGTCAACCAGTCCGGTGAACATTGAACCTACCTCGACAACGGCTATTTCTCGACCGTCTGGGGATGGAACCAGGCCAGCTTTTCATGCAAGGTGACAACGCCGCCAACGATGATCAGGGTCGGCGCCTGCGGCTTTTCGCGCTCGGCGATGCCGGGTAGCGTCGCCAGCGTGCCGGTGAAGACGCGCTGGTTCTGCGTCGTGCCTTGCTGGACGATAGCGATCGGGGTGGTCTCGGGCATGCCGTGCCGGACGAGTTCTTCACACAGCGTGTCAAGTCCGTGCAGGCCCATGTAGACCACGACGGTCTGGTTCGGTCTGGCCAGCGCGCTCCAGTCCAGGTTCATCTTGCCGTCCTTGAGGTGGCCGGTAACGAACAGGCAGCACTGGGCATGGTCGCGGTGGGTGAGCGGAATGCCAGCATAGGAGGCGACACCGGCCGCCGCGGTGATGCCGGGCACGACCTGGAAGGGGATATTCTGCGCCGCCAGCGTCTCGATTTCCTCGCCGCCGCGTCCGAAGATGAAGGGGTCGCCACCCTTGAGGCG is a window encoding:
- the metG gene encoding methionine--tRNA ligase, whose protein sequence is MSRKILVTSALPYANGAIHLGHLVEYIQTDIWVRYQKMAGNECWYVCADDTHGTPIMLRAETEGITPEQLIARVHAEHARDFAGFHVGFDNYHTTHSDETRDCANDIYLKLRAAGLIETRTIEQFYDPVKQLFLPDRFIKGECPKCNAKDQYGDNCEVCGAAYAPTDLIEPYSAVSGAKPELRSSEHYFFKLSDPRCEAFLRQYTSKENGVLQNEAANKMQEWLGAPGENKLTDWDISRDAPYFGFEIPDAPGKYFYVWLDAPIGYMGSFKNLCSKNGLDFDEYFKADSTTEMVHFIGKDILYFHALFWPAELQHAGYRTPTKIFAHGFLTVDGAKMSKSRGTFITAQSYLDTGLNPEWLRYYYAAKLSASMEDIDLNLGDFAARVNSDLVGKYVNIASRSAGFISKRFNGQLAPATADLPAIRAIQEAAERIAELYEAREFAKAMREIMLLADGANQYVDSVKPWELAKQEGKEGELHAACSNALNLFRLLTVLLKPVLPAVAAKVETFLNIAPLTWADARTLLAAGHGINTYEHLMTRVDPKLIEKLVAANTESLAPTPEQQSPQRHAQHQQAEVPPASPWEPFCNIDDFMKVDLRIVRIANAEQVDGADKLVRLTLDVGNNETRNVFAGIKSAYDPAQLVGRLTVMVANLAPRKMKFGLSEGMVLAASDTAGETPGIFLLSPDAGAQPGMRVK